One segment of Patescibacteria group bacterium DNA contains the following:
- a CDS encoding DUF5320 domain-containing protein — translation MSNFDKTGPQGMGPTTGKGFGMCGLGWRRGFGAGRGLGRYFGWDKPQTKEEKLKDFSDYKKALEEELEDVKKEEKELSASE, via the coding sequence ATGTCCAATTTTGATAAAACAGGTCCGCAAGGTATGGGACCTACAACAGGAAAAGGTTTTGGGATGTGCGGTTTGGGTTGGCGCAGAGGGTTTGGAGCTGGGCGAGGTTTGGGGAGGTATTTTGGTTGGGATAAGCCTCAAACTAAAGAAGAAAAGCTAAAAGATTTTTCCGACTATAAAAAAGCTTTGGAAGAAGAGCTTGAGGATGTTAAAAAAGAGGAGAAGGAATTAAGCGCCAGTGAGTAA